One genomic region from Mauremys reevesii isolate NIE-2019 linkage group 7, ASM1616193v1, whole genome shotgun sequence encodes:
- the ECHS1 gene encoding enoyl-CoA hydratase, mitochondrial isoform X2, which produces MNEMNQALDFFEKDPDVGAIVITGSEKAFAAGADIKEMQNRTFQECYGGNFLAHWNRVSLVRKPVIAAVNGYALGGGCELAMMCDIIYAGEKAQFGQPEILLGTIPGAGGTQRLTRAVGKSLAMEMVLTGDRISAQEAKEAGLVSKIYPVEKLLEEAISCGEKIAGNSKLVTAMAKEAVSAAFEMTLTEGNKMEKRLFHATFATDDRKEGMAAFVEKRKANFTDH; this is translated from the exons ATGAATGAGATGAACCAGGCCCTGGACTTCTTCGAGAAGGACCCAGACGTGGGAGCCATCGTCATCACCGGCAGCGAGAAAGCCTTCGCAG CTGGAGCAGATATAAAGGAGATGCAGAACAGAACCTTCCAGGAATGTTACGGGGGCAATTTCCTTGCACATTGGAACAGAGTCTCTCTGGTCCGGAAGCCGGTCATAGCAGCTGTGAATGGATATGCT CTGGGCGGTGGCTGTGAGCTGGCCATGATGTGTGATATCATCTATGCTGGCGAGAAGGCGCAGTTTGGGCAACCCGAAATCTTGCTGGGAACCATTCCAG GAGCTGGTGGGACTCAGAGACTCACGAGAGCAGTGGGCAAGTCCCTGGCAATGGAAATGGTCCTAACCGGAGACAGGATCTCTGCTCAGGAAGCCAAAGAAGCAG gcctggtcagcaaaatCTACCCCGTGGAGAAGCTGCTGGAAGAAGCCATCAGCTGTGGGGAGAAGATTGCAGGGAATTCTAAACTCGTAACAGCAATGGCCAAGGAAGCTGTCAGTGCAG CCTTCGAGATGACGCTGACTGAGGGAAATAAAATGGAGAAGAGGCTCTTCCATGCCACCTTTGCTACG GATGACCGGAAGGAGGGGATGGCAGCCTTTGTGGAGAAGAGAAAGGCAAACTTCACAGACCACTGA